From the genome of Desulfovibrio sp. JY:
CGAGGTACATGACGGCCACCCGGTCGCTTAAGTGCCCCACCACGGCCAGGTCGTGGGAAATGAACAAATAGGCCAGACCCAGCCGCTCCTTGAGGTCGGCCAAGAGGTTTATGACCTGGGCCTGGACCGAGACGTCGAGGGCGGAAACGGGCTCGTCGCACACGAGCAGCCGGGGCGAAAGGGCCAGCCCCCGGGCCACGGCCACCCTCTGGCGCTGGCCGCCGGAGAACTGGTGGGGAAAACGTCTGGCGTGCTCGGGCAAGAGTCCGACCAGGGAAAGCAGCTCCAGCACGCGCTCGCGGCGTTTGGCCCGGCCCATGCCCGCCGCCCGCAGCCCTTCGGCCACGGACCAGCCGATGGGGAGCCGGGGATTGAGCGAGGCGAACGGGTCCTGGAAAATCATCTGCACCAGGCCGGGGAGCTGTCGACGCGTCTCGCGGCCGCCCGCCCAGGGATCACGGCCGGCCAGGCGCACACTGCCGACGCTTGGCGGCTCGAGCCCGACGGCCAGCCGGGCCAGCGTCGACTTGCCGCAGCCCGACTCGCCCACAAGGCCCAGCGTCTCGCCCGGGGCCACGGTCAGGTCCACCCCGTCCACGGCCTTGACAGTGCGGGTCGCGGACGAAAAAAAGCCCTGGCGCGACACATAGTGCCGCCGCACGCCGGCAAGCTCCAGTACGGGGGCGGCCTCTTGGGACTTCGCGTCCTGTCCTTGAAGCGCATCCATGACAACGTCTGCCTATAACCAAGTTAACCCATTAAAAAGTTTAGGAAGGGGAGAGCGCGAGAGGGGAGAACCCTTTTCAAAGGGTTTCCCCTCTCGCACTGTCTTCTCATAATATTTACCCATACAGCCAACACCGCGCGCGGCGGCCGTTGTCCAGGGTGAAAAAGGGCGGTGCTTCGTGGGCGCACGGCGCGAAGGCCCTGGGGCAGCGGGGATGAAAATGGCAGCCCGTCGGCAGGGCGGACAGGCTCGGCACCGTGCCGGCGATGGGCGTCAGCCGGCCCCGGTCAGACAGGCGCGGCAGCGAGGCCAGAAGCCCCTGGCTGTAGGGATGGGCCGGACCGTCGAAAAAAGCCCGCACCCCGGCATATTCCACCACCCGGCCGGAATACATCACGGCCACGGCGTCGGCGGTCTGGGCCACCACGCCGAGGTTGTGGGTGATAAGCGCGATGGCCGTGCCGGAATCCCTGGTCAGGCCCAGCATGAGGTCGAGGATCTGGCGCTGCACCGTGACGTCGAGCGCCGTGGTCGGCTCGTCGGCGATGAGCAGCTCCGGGGAAAGGATGAGCGCCATGGCGATCATGACCCGCTGGCGCTGGCCGCCGGAAAGTTCGTGGGGATAGGCGGAAAGCCGTTTCGAGACGTCCGGCAGGCCCACCCGGACCAGCATGGCGGCGGCGGCGTCCTTGGCTTCCCGGCGGGAAGCTTTGCGGTGGATGCGCACCGGCTCCGACACCTGGTCGCCGATGGTGAGCACCGGATTGAGCGAGGTCATGGGCTCCTGGAAGATCATGGAGGCCCGGCTGCCGCGAATGGCCCGACGTTCCCGCTCGGGCAGGGCCAGGATGTCCCGGCCGTCGAAGATCGCCTTGCCTGTCGTCACCCGCCCCGGAGGCGGCACGAGCCCCAGCACCGAAAGGGACAGCACCGTTTTGCCGCAACCCGACTCCCCGACCACGGCCATGACCTCGCCGCGCCCGATGGCGAGATCCACGCCGTCGACGGCCGTAAGCGGCCCTCCGGGGGAGTCGAAAACCGTGGTCAGGTTTTCAACGGATAAAAGGGCTTGCTGCATGGTCATGGCGTCCTGCCCCTTCCTACCGGCTTTGCCGGTCCCCAGCAAGGCGGGGGCCGACACCAGCAGCCATTTGTTTCTTGGCAATAAACGGCAAAACCGTTAGACACGCGGCATGTCTTTCCCCCCAGGTCTGCCGCATCTCCCCTGCCCCGCCACTGCGGGCTTTCGCAGCCGCATTGGTGCATGCATCCGAACGCCACGCGCGCGGGGATTCCTCTCTCTGGCCATCGCCGTCATGCTGGTGATCGCCTGCTGTATCGGCACGGCGCACGCCACAACACCGCAAACAACAGACAGTATCACCTACAACACGCCTATTCTGTCCCTTTGGCGCGATCCGAACGCCTTTTTCGCCATTCAGACCCCCTACGGAGAATTCCATTATATCGGCGAAGCCACTGTCCATTCCGATGATGGTCAACAAACCCTGCGCTTAAACGATCCGGGCGCCGCGCTCCTCAAGGCTGTCTTCCGCGCCGCCGATGGCAACCTCGTTCGGATTCGCGTCAGCACCGTAGCCAAAGGCGTGCTCGTGGGCATCGACGACGTCTCCGCCACCCTGGAACCACTTTCCCCGGCCGCGCCGGCAAAATCCGCCCCGTGAAAACCTCCTCCACTCGCTCGCAAAATGCTTTTGCCGACTGGCCGTTATGGCTCGTACTGCTGCTTGCCGCGGCAATCCGCCTGTCGTTTCTCGACGCCATGGAACTGTGGTGGGACGAATTCGTGACGCTTGGCCGGTCGCTGCCCGCCATCCCCGCCCTGCTGTCGGGGCTTATGTACCAAAGCCCCTCGGCGGTCAGCACGGATTGCAGCCCGCCGCTGCACCACCTGCTCGTGCACGCGGCGCTCCAGTTCGGCCGGGAGGGGGCGATCATCCGGCTGCCGAGCGTTGTTTTCGGCTGCTTGTCCATCGCCAGCCTGATGGGACTGTGCAAGCGCATGTACGGCCGACGCTGCGCCTTTGCCGGCGGTCTTTTTTGCGCGCTTGCCCTCTTTCACGTCTATTACTCACGGGATATTCGCTGGTACGGCGTCTATTTCGGCTGCGCGCTGACCGCGCTTTACGCCCTGTACCGGGCAGTCACCGAAGACAAAACGTGGCAGTGGGGGCTCTTCTCCCTGGCCAGCGCCGCCGGTCTCTACGCTTCCTATGTGGCCGCTCCGGCGCTGGCCGGCGAAGGACTTTTCGTCGCCGGCATCGTGGCCGGGCAATTCGCCCGGGGGGAACGTCGCGAGGCCAAACGCCTGCTGTTGCGGGCCCTCGCCGCCTTTGGGCTGACCTTCCTGCTGTACGCGCCCTGGCTGCCGGCCCAGTATTACGCGTACCTTTCCTTTCACGGCAACGGCCGGACCAATTCCTTCGTGCTGTCGGAATTCATGCGCAATATGCGTTTTTTCCTGGAATACTTCTATCAGGGGGGCTTCAATCGGCTGGTCTTCGCCCTGCCCCTGGCGGCCGTCGGCTATCTTTTCGCCTTGCGCCGGGAAGGCAAAACCGGCGCCTGGATGATCCTGGCCTGGGGACTGCCGCCCATTGCCGCGGCCTATGTGGTCAAAACGGATTTCTCCGTCTCGCCCAAATACGTCATGAGCGGATTTTATCTGCTCGCCTTCAGCCTGGCCTTCGGGGCCGAAGCGATCGCCCGGCTGCTGGAAAAGGCCCTGGCCTTGGCCAAGCCGCGCCTTCGGGCCACGGCAGGCTGGGGCGCCGTCCTGGCCCTCATCTTGACGGCCGCCGCCGCCAATTTCCATTATACCACGTTTTACCAAGGGAAAATGGCCACGGACAAAGGCCCGCTCCGGCAGGTCGCCCTGGCACGCAACGATATCAATGCCGTGCTCTACGATAACGAGCACAATTTCGCCTTTGTCGGAAACTGGTACCTGGGCGATATCTTTCCCCAGGCCAGCGGGCGCTTCGGCCGCGCCTACAAGCGCTATTATCTGCTGAGCGTCGGCCATCTCTCCCCGGCCTGGGCCCGGCCGCTTTTCAAGACCCAATCCTTCGACGTCCTGGTCGGCGGGCTGGTCAACCGCGCCCCCATACCCGTCATCCCCGACACGGCCGGGCATTTCCGCTATGCCGACGATTTCCGCGATTTCACGCTCTTTCACGACGCCTTCGCCACGGACAACGTCACGGCCGATCTCGGCGGCGGCGGGCTGGTGCCGGCGGACATGACCCGGCCGGGGACCATCCTGTACGCCTTTTCCCTGGCCGACGCCCCCGGGGCCACGGCAGCGCGGGTCAGCCTCACGGCGTATTGCCTCAAGCGCAACGCGTTTTTCCCCGACGCTTCGGCCACGGTCCTGGCCGGAAGCGATCCCGACCACCTGTCGCCCATCGGCCGGCTGGACGCCCTGTCCCCGCCCGGGCCGCCGCAAGAAAGCGCCGGCTGGCACGGCACCTACACCCGTACGGCATCCTACGAGATCCCGGCGCGGGACCTTGGCGGCCCAATCGTCTACGTGGCCGTGACCGTTTCCGACGGCACCCGGGAAGGAATGGTCAAGACCACCGATATGGCCATCGAAATCGACTGTGCAGGACCGCCGCCCGATCCGACGACGGTCCTGCGCCGACAGTGGCGCACGATCCTGGCCAACCTCGCCCCGGACCAGCGACCGGCCGGCGGCACGGCCGTAAGCCCCGGACGGCTCGCCGCCTTTTCCCGCAATACCGACGTGTTTCCCCCGGATGCCGCTTCGGGCCTGGGGGGGCCTGACGCCCGCCAGGCCTTTCTGGCCGCCCATCCCGGACTTTCACCGGTCCACGTCATCCGCGATGCCGCCGGCGCGCCTCTCTTGGAGCTTTACGATCCCTGGCTTGCCGATCCGTACCTGCATCTGGCCGGCGACGCCCGCATGACCGTTTCGCTTCCGGCCCCCCCTCCGGGCTACAAGGCCCCGGGCGACATGCAGCCAACCCTGGCCACGCTTGACGGCACCCCCCTGCCCCTGTCCTGCGGCCTGCCGTCACAGGCCACGGCCGTCTACGCACGGCAGGGACAAAGCTCCATCATCGCCAGGGAACTTTTCGATGTCGGCCACTTCACTCCCGGCGACTTTTACGCCATGCGCGACGTGCGGATTTTGCCCGACGTGGCGTCACTGACCTGCATGGGCAAAAAAGACTGCCAGGCCACCTACCGCTTCACCGCCCCCTACCCCATGAAACGGCTGGTGGTGACGAGTTTCCCCTCCGTGTTCGGCGACGCCGCACGGCGAAACCGCTGCCACCTCTCCGTATCGGCAAACGGCGGCCCCTTCGAAACGGTCTTCACCCTGCGCAGCCAAGGCAGCGGCACATGGGAAAACGCGGGGAACCATCCCTTTGTGGATGCCGTGCCCCTGCCGCCCGGGACCACCGATGTCCGCGTCAGGCTGGGCATGGTCACCGACGGCAGCCAGTGGCAATCCAGCCCGGAGCTGCCCATGACCTTCGAGATGTCCCTGGACACCGCCGGCATGCCGCCCCTGCCCCCGGCAACCGGCACACTCGTCAACGCCACGCCCGACAACAGGCCGGCGGCACTGCTTTTTTGCGACACGCCACCCAAGACCTTCGACAGCCTGCGGCCCGGGCTGACCGTCACGCCCTGGATGCGCCCTTTTTTCAGGTGAACCGCCACCCCTTGCCTCACGCATTGCCACGCGTTATAAGCCATAAAGGACTGTTCGTCTTTCCCTAAGGAGGAAACCACATGAGCTATCCGTATCGCTCGATGCCGACGACCCAGTCGCGCGTTGAGGTTTTAAATGCCTTCATGCGTGGCGTATACGGCTGGATGTGCATGGGCCTGCTCGTCACGGCCGCCGCGTCCGCCTTCGTCGTGTCGAGCCCGGCCATCATGCAGGCCGTCTTCACCAATCAGTTGATCTACATCGGCCTGATCATCGTCGAACTCGGCATGGTCGTGGGCCTGGCCGCCGCCATCAACCGCCTGTCCGCCACCGCCGCCACGAGCATGTTCCTGCTCTACAGCGCGCTTAATGGCGTCACGCTCTCGGTCATCTTCGTCATCTACGCCAAGGCCGTCATCATCAACGCCTTCCTGGTCTCGGCCGGCATGTTCGGGGCCATGAGCCTCTACGGCCTGCTGACCAAGCGCGACCTGACCTCCCTTGGCAGCTTCATGTTCATGGGCCTTATCGGCGTCATCATCGCCTCCATCGTCAACATCTTCACCAAGAGCGCCATGATGGACTTCATCATCTCGTGCGTGGGCGTGCTGGTGTTCATTGGCCTTACCGCCTACGACACCCAGAAGCTCAAGGTGATGGGCGACATGGCTCCGGCCGACGACGCCACGGCCGTACGCCGGGGGACGATCCTCGGCGCACTGACCCTCTACCTCGACTTCATCAACCTCTTCCTTATGATGCTGCGCCTTTTCAGCGGCTCCAACCGCAACTAACAGGACAGCTTCCCGGACACGACCGCCCCGGCCGCCGGCGCTTTTGCCGCGTCGACGACCGGGGCGGACACGCTTTTTCCGTTCCCCCCCAGGCCCGCTATGATCCCTTTCCCCATGCCCACACACCACCCCGCTCGCCTTAGCCACGCCCCAAGAAGGGCCTGCCGTGCGCAACGTCCGTAAACGGCAGCCAGGGCATACCCGGCCCAATGCCATGCTTTCCCGGCTGCCCGGGAAAACCGATCTGGCCGTCGCGGCCCTGTCCGCCCTGCTTGTGCCGCCCTCGAGGCTTTGGGCCCTTGGCCGACGCCTCAAGGCGAAGCTTCACGCCATGGGCCTGTGCCGGACCTGCCGGCCCAAGGCGCTTTCGGTTGGCGTCGGCGGCATGGCGGCCGAAAGCCGGGGCCGGGTGCTTCTGACCTCGTGGCTCCTCGGCTGGGCCAGGGCCAGGGATGTGGCCGTGGCCCTGTCCGCTTCCCCGGGCGACGGCCGACCGCCGGTCGTGCCCTACCAGCTCACCCCCGGCGACGACTGCGACGTCACCGGCATCGAGGCGGCGCTGATCGCCAGTTATGCGCCGGATGCGCGCCTGATCCTCGATACCGATCCCATCCGGGCGGCCAGAACCGCCGAGCGCACCTTCGCCCCGGAAATGCTGGTGCTCC
Proteins encoded in this window:
- a CDS encoding glycosyltransferase family 39 protein translates to MKTSSTRSQNAFADWPLWLVLLLAAAIRLSFLDAMELWWDEFVTLGRSLPAIPALLSGLMYQSPSAVSTDCSPPLHHLLVHAALQFGREGAIIRLPSVVFGCLSIASLMGLCKRMYGRRCAFAGGLFCALALFHVYYSRDIRWYGVYFGCALTALYALYRAVTEDKTWQWGLFSLASAAGLYASYVAAPALAGEGLFVAGIVAGQFARGERREAKRLLLRALAAFGLTFLLYAPWLPAQYYAYLSFHGNGRTNSFVLSEFMRNMRFFLEYFYQGGFNRLVFALPLAAVGYLFALRREGKTGAWMILAWGLPPIAAAYVVKTDFSVSPKYVMSGFYLLAFSLAFGAEAIARLLEKALALAKPRLRATAGWGAVLALILTAAAANFHYTTFYQGKMATDKGPLRQVALARNDINAVLYDNEHNFAFVGNWYLGDIFPQASGRFGRAYKRYYLLSVGHLSPAWARPLFKTQSFDVLVGGLVNRAPIPVIPDTAGHFRYADDFRDFTLFHDAFATDNVTADLGGGGLVPADMTRPGTILYAFSLADAPGATAARVSLTAYCLKRNAFFPDASATVLAGSDPDHLSPIGRLDALSPPGPPQESAGWHGTYTRTASYEIPARDLGGPIVYVAVTVSDGTREGMVKTTDMAIEIDCAGPPPDPTTVLRRQWRTILANLAPDQRPAGGTAVSPGRLAAFSRNTDVFPPDAASGLGGPDARQAFLAAHPGLSPVHVIRDAAGAPLLELYDPWLADPYLHLAGDARMTVSLPAPPPGYKAPGDMQPTLATLDGTPLPLSCGLPSQATAVYARQGQSSIIARELFDVGHFTPGDFYAMRDVRILPDVASLTCMGKKDCQATYRFTAPYPMKRLVVTSFPSVFGDAARRNRCHLSVSANGGPFETVFTLRSQGSGTWENAGNHPFVDAVPLPPGTTDVRVRLGMVTDGSQWQSSPELPMTFEMSLDTAGMPPLPPATGTLVNATPDNRPAALLFCDTPPKTFDSLRPGLTVTPWMRPFFR
- a CDS encoding Bax inhibitor-1/YccA family protein; translation: MSYPYRSMPTTQSRVEVLNAFMRGVYGWMCMGLLVTAAASAFVVSSPAIMQAVFTNQLIYIGLIIVELGMVVGLAAAINRLSATAATSMFLLYSALNGVTLSVIFVIYAKAVIINAFLVSAGMFGAMSLYGLLTKRDLTSLGSFMFMGLIGVIIASIVNIFTKSAMMDFIISCVGVLVFIGLTAYDTQKLKVMGDMAPADDATAVRRGTILGALTLYLDFINLFLMMLRLFSGSNRN
- a CDS encoding ATP-binding cassette domain-containing protein, with amino-acid sequence MDALQGQDAKSQEAAPVLELAGVRRHYVSRQGFFSSATRTVKAVDGVDLTVAPGETLGLVGESGCGKSTLARLAVGLEPPSVGSVRLAGRDPWAGGRETRRQLPGLVQMIFQDPFASLNPRLPIGWSVAEGLRAAGMGRAKRRERVLELLSLVGLLPEHARRFPHQFSGGQRQRVAVARGLALSPRLLVCDEPVSALDVSVQAQVINLLADLKERLGLAYLFISHDLAVVGHLSDRVAVMYLGRVVELAPAKALYDAPLHPYTRALLAAAPIIDPAHRLPVPISGDPPDPAAPLHGCRFHPRCALAVPECAADEPELTQVAPGHFVRCPRVAT
- a CDS encoding ABC transporter ATP-binding protein, translating into MQQALLSVENLTTVFDSPGGPLTAVDGVDLAIGRGEVMAVVGESGCGKTVLSLSVLGLVPPPGRVTTGKAIFDGRDILALPERERRAIRGSRASMIFQEPMTSLNPVLTIGDQVSEPVRIHRKASRREAKDAAAAMLVRVGLPDVSKRLSAYPHELSGGQRQRVMIAMALILSPELLIADEPTTALDVTVQRQILDLMLGLTRDSGTAIALITHNLGVVAQTADAVAVMYSGRVVEYAGVRAFFDGPAHPYSQGLLASLPRLSDRGRLTPIAGTVPSLSALPTGCHFHPRCPRAFAPCAHEAPPFFTLDNGRRARCWLYG